Below is a window of Sus scrofa isolate TJ Tabasco breed Duroc chromosome 3, Sscrofa11.1, whole genome shotgun sequence DNA.
ggccagggatcgaacccgcaacctcgtggttcctagtcagattcgttttctgctgtgccacgacgggaactcctggtggttcTGTTTTATCATTAGTTATTGCTGTTCTTCTCTTGCCATCCTAATTTATACATTAAATTTACCATAGGTGTGTATGTATAGCAAAAAACTATATTGGGGGTTTGGTGCTTTCTGGGGCATCCACCGGGGTCTTGGGACATACCCCCAGGGGTGGTGGGGGTCAGCTGTTGCACCTGCGCCCCCTGAGGGCACCCCCACGCCCTGCATCTGTTTCCCCACTGTTGGGCAGGGAGGAAGAGGCTGGGCCAGACTCGCTAGATACACAGGCAGGTGCAGCGAGTGGAATCGTTTTCAGAGGTTTCTGCGATGgccatgattgattttttttgaggAGCTCTGAGGTCTGACTCCTGAGAAGAATGTGGCACGTGGGCGGGAGGGGCTCTGGGCTGACTCCCTCATCCACCTTGTGGGCCGCATGGCTTTGTGCTGGAGCAGGAGCCGCCTCCTTTCAGCAGATCCAATCTGGCAGAGCGGCCTTTCCCCAAGTCCGCAGCAGTGTTGACGTGGCGGGTGCAGGGTCCAGAGGCGCTGTGTGGGGTCGTGCGTGTTGCCGCCCTGGGCAGTTCCGGTCCTCGCCGGCGGGGGCGCTGGTCCCCGCTTCTCGCCCAGCCTGTGAGCTGGACCCGCGCTCGGGTCTGGGTGGACCTGAGGCGTGCACGCCGCGCCCGCGAGAGGTCCAGCCGCGGGCAAGCCCTTGACCCCTACCCGCCACCCCTTCCCGAGCGACCGGAGCCCCGGGTCTGCGCCTCCGCGTGGCCCTGGCGAGGGGCCCGGTGAGTCGGGGTTTACCGCGGGGAACTGGGCGGCGGCGAGGGGTGTGAgcgggccgggggtgggggcgtcCGCGCCGGGAGCTGACAACGGGGGGTGGAGAGAACATGCGCACACCTGAGGCTTTGACCACAGACTTTACTCCAACCCTGGAGCCCCCGCACGCCCCCCCGCCCCGATTTAGCGACAGTGGGGGGCCAGCGCTGAGGTCACGTGGCTCAGAAACTTGTCCAGCGAGGCCTGCAGGCCGGGGCTGAAGTCTCCGGGGTAGTGCCGGGCGAGGGTCACCAGCAGGCAGTGGCCCAGCAGCTGCGGAGAGGGAGGCGTTCCCGCGCGGGTGCGGCGCCCCTTACCCGACGGCGGCCCTTCCGCCCACCCCCCGACCGGCCTCGGGCCCGGCCGCGCGCTCACCTTGAAGTTGACGGGGTCCACGCGCAGTCGCTGCGTGTGCAGCTCCCGCAGAGCCGACAGGGCGCGGGGCAGGTCGTCCAGGCGGTCCACGGCGACAGTCAGCGCGTCGGCCACCTTCCGGCCGTGCGCCTTGACCTGGGCGGAGCCGGGGTTCAAGTCCAGGTGGAGGAAGTAGATTTTGGTGGAAGGGAAGGCCGCGAAGGTCCTGCGGAGGCAGCGGCGGGTGAGGCGCAGCCTGGGGCCGGGGGCCGAAGGCAGCTGTGCCGGGAGGCGGGGGCCGTGCGCACCTCTCCAGGGCCTCGGTCGTGTAGACGCCGACGTTGCCATCCAGCTTCTTCCACAGGGCGCGCACCGCAGCCCGGTCGGCCGCCGCCAGCACCATGGTGGAGCCCGCGCGACGCGCGCTCGGCCCGCCGGTGGAGCCGCAGCTGCGCCTGCGCCAATCGGCGGGCGGTCTCCGCGGCCTCCGGGGGGCGTCGCGCGGGGCTTCGCAGAATCGGGCTCGGCTCGACTCGGAGGGGCTCGGGAGCGCGCCGTCGGGTGTCCGCTGGGACCTGAGGCCTTCCTTCCCCGAGGCCCCGATCTTTGAAGTGTTTCCTGTATGGAAGCTAATGTTTAGTACGCATCATTGTTCATTGGCAGCTCTGAGTTCTAGCACGGGTTTTGTCTTTGAACGTCTGCCTCCCCTGCCCGTCTGCTGTGACCcctttctgagtctgttttctcatTCACTGGGTGTGGTGAAGGCAGCAATTTCTTCTTCCCAAGGCTGTGCGGGATTCATAGAAGAAGCCCCTTTCCGGACAatgagcatttattgagtgcctggaGTCTGTCCCCAAATAATAGCTAATACCGATGCAGcactgttgtttttttgtttttgtttttgtctttttttctttttagggctgctcccgcagcatatggaggttcccaggctaggggtctcatcggagctatagctgctggcctacaccacagccgcagcaacaccggatccttaattcactgagcgaggccagggattgaacccgcaacctcatggttccttgtcagattcatttctgatgcgctaagatgggaactccttttcttttctttttttttttttaactacttttatcgtttattttcctttttttggcagccccatggcatatggagttcctgggccagggatcagatccgagcagtTGGAACCTAAGCTGTAATTGCCTCAACGTCAGATCCTTactaaacccactgtgccgagccaggaatcgaacctgtgccccagccctCCCAAGATGCTGaggatcctgttgagccacagcgggaatgccaCAGCACCCATTCTGTGCCAGGAATCACTATAcccctttcttttaaaaactgtgttgaAATTCATACAGCATCAAATTTACCCTTCGCCATTTTCAGGTGCACAACTCAGCATCTCTAATCTCGTTCACGGGTGTCAGGCAGCCATTAGTGCTAGCTAGTTCCAGAACGTTTTCATCATCCAAATGGAAACTCTGAACCCCCGAGCAGTTACCTGTAACCCCTGCTTCCAGCTCGGCTCTCTGTCTCCGCGGATTTGCCCATTCTGGATGTTTCGCATGAATAGAATTGTGCCGAATGTGgtcttgtgtctggcttctttcacttagcacatcTTGGAGGCTTAACCACATGCCAGCATGTATtggtatttcattgctttttatggctggatagcATTCCATGGCACGGATAGATCatgttttgtttgtctgcttgtctgtggatgggcattttggtggTGTTCACTTTTAGCCCAGGCCCTCGTTTTTCCTAATAATGAAATAAGGAAGATTGCCCCTTGTGGAGAGGCCATGCTGTGCTCACACACCGAGGCAGGAAACCTGCCATCGAACTTTCTGAGGATGACACTTGGGCCCAGGGAAGAAAGGACACTGCTCGCAGTTGGGGGCTGCGGGCTGGACACCTGGCAGGGCTGGACCCCTCAGAGCCGCAGGCACTAGGGGCATTCTCTGCGAGGAGGcgcccctggccctggcccaggcccagctCTCCACTGCAGCACTAGGGAGAGTCAGTGGGCCCTGAGCTGGGACCCCAAAATCAGGCCCGGTGCATCCTTCTCTGCAGTGTGAGGATCTGGGGGCATACCAAGTCAAAGGGGGCGCCTCCGAGAAGTTGCCTGGCTCTGCTCGCTCCCCCATGTCCTCTAGACTGTGCATGAGCTTGGGAGGCACTGGATGCGGAGGGGGACACTCAGTGCGACTCTGAGGAAGTGTGATCTCTGGGTTCTCCCCAGCGCCCACCTTTGGGAGGGGACCCTGGGAGAGCTTCGAGGTCCATCAGCCCTCGTGTGGGTGCCGTGAAATGTGAAGCAGACAACAAAACCACCACTGAACCAGCTAGGGATGACCCTGCAAAGCTCTGGAATGAAGTGAGAGAAACAGCTGATGTACTCAGCACAGCACTCAGGGTGAGGGTTGGGGCTGCCCAGGGAATCCCGGGCAGTGGTCGTGGGACCCCCTCCGCTCCCCTCCACTGGCTGTTTCCCCCTCTCCCACTTTATCTGCAGCTTTCGGTCCCAGGCAAGgagaaccccccacccccgcagggctctggacacagacacagagaactgaGGCTACAGAGACTGCAGCCCACTCAGGCTTTATTCAACGATCAGGAGGTCAGGGTGCAAGGGGGGGTGTGCAGAGTGCAAGAGGGCCCCACCCCGGGGCGGGGATCTCCGAGGCTCCAGCTTAACGGTATTTGGAGGTCAGCACGGTGCTCACGTTGGCCAGGAACTTGTCCAGAGAGGCGTGAACGGAGGGGTTGAAATCATCGGGGTGGTGGGCGGCCAGGGTCACCAGCAGGCAGTGGCTCAGGAGCTGCGGAGAGCGGGGGTGCGGGTTGGGGGGTGTCAGGGGCCATGGGGGGGGAGGCCCCCCCCCCGGGCTCCACCTCTGGGGGCCCACTGCCTGCTCTGCCCCGCTAGCCAGGCCTCTGCACCCTCCGACCCCGAGCTGGCCCAGCCCGCGAGCTCACCTTGAAGTTGACCGGGTCCACACGCAGCTTGTGGGCGTGCAGGTCGCTCAGAGCAGACAGGGCGCCGGGCAGGTCATCCAGGTGGCCCACAGCTTTGGTCAGCGCATCAGCCACCTTCTGGCCATGGGCCTTGACCTGGTCGGAGCCGTGGCTCAGGTTGAAGTGGGGGAAGTAGGTCTTGGTGGTGGGGAAGCCCA
It encodes the following:
- the HBQ1 gene encoding hemoglobin subunit theta-1, which codes for MVLAAADRAAVRALWKKLDGNVGVYTTEALERTFAAFPSTKIYFLHLDLNPGSAQVKAHGRKVADALTVAVDRLDDLPRALSALRELHTQRLRVDPVNFKLLGHCLLVTLARHYPGDFSPGLQASLDKFLSHVTSALAPHCR
- the LOC110259958 gene encoding hemoglobin subunit alpha is translated as MVLSAADKANVKAAWGKVGGQAGAHGAEALERMFLGFPTTKTYFPHFNLSHGSDQVKAHGQKVADALTKAVGHLDDLPGALSALSDLHAHKLRVDPVNFKLLSHCLLVTLAAHHPDDFNPSVHASLDKFLANVSTVLTSKYR